In Kwoniella pini CBS 10737 chromosome 4, complete sequence, one DNA window encodes the following:
- a CDS encoding S-(hydroxymethyl)glutathione dehydrogenase yields MSTEGKTITCKAAIAWEAGKPLSIEDVEVAPPKDGEVRIKILYTGICHTDDYTLSGKDPEGAFPIILGHEGGGIVESIGAGVDNVKVGDHVVPLYTAECRECKFCKSGKTNLCGRVRATQGKGVMPDGTSRFKCKGKEILHFMGCSTFSQYTVVSKFSVVAVNEKAPLEKACLLGCGITTGYGAATKTPGIEDSNVAVFGIGCVGLSILQGAKAKNAKRIIAIDTNDKKEEWAKKFGATDFINPTKLPEGTSIVDKLVEETDGGLDFTFDATGNVNVMRSALEACHKGWGVCNVIGVAPAGAEIATRPFQLVTGRTWKGSAFGGVKGRTELPGIVDDYLAGTLWVDEFVTHHQPLEGINKGFDDMHAGDCIRCVVNMGFDDAP; encoded by the exons ATGTCTACTGAAGGAAAA ACTATCACTTGTAAAGCTGCTATCGCTTGGGAAGCTG GTAAACCTCTGTCTATCGAAGACGTCGAGGTTGCTCCACCCAAGGACGGTGAAGtcagaatcaaaattcttTA CACCGGTATCTGCCACAC TGATGACTACACCTTATCCGGAAAAGATCCCGAAGGTGCTTTCCCGATCATCTTGGGACATGAAGGAGGTGGTATCGTAGAATCAATCGGAGCAGGCGTTGACAACGTAAAAGTCGGTGATCACGTTGTCCCACTTTACACTGCTG AATGCAGAGAATGTAAATTCTGTAAATCTGGAAAGACCAATCTTTGCGGACGAG TTCGAGCAACTCAAGGAAAAGGTGTCATGCCAGATGGTACCTCTAGATTCAAATGCAAAGGCAAAGAAATTTTACACTTT ATGGGATGTTCAACCTTCTCCCAATATACCGTCGTATCCAAGTTCTCCGTCGTCGCTGTCAACGAGAAAGCACCACTCGAGAAAGCCTGTCTTCTGGGATGTGGTATCACGACTGGTTACGGTGCCGCTACTAAAACTCCTGGTATTGAAGATTCTAACGTAGCTGTCTTCGGTATTGGATGTGTTGGATTAAGTATCTTGCAAGGTGCTAAAGCTAAGAACGCCAAGAGGATCATTGCTATCGATACCAATGATAAGAAGGAGGAATGGGCCAAGAAGTTCGGCGCTA CCGACTTCATCAATCCTACTAAATTGCCTGAAGGCACATCGATCGTTGACAAACTAGTCGAAGAAACTGATGGTGGTCTTGATTTCACCTTTGACGCTACTGGTAAT GTCAATGTCATGAGATCGGCACTTGAGGCATGTCACAAGGGTTGGGGTGTATGTAACGTTATCGGTGTTGCACCAGCAGGTGCTGAGATAGCCACTCGACC ATTCCAACTT GTTACCGGACGAACATGGAAAGGTTCAGCTTTCGGTGGTGTCAAAGGTCGAACTGAACTTCCTGGTATTGTAGATG ATTACCTTGCGGGTACCCTCTGGGTTGATGAGTTCGTAACTCACCACCAACCATTAGAAGGTATCAACAAAGGATTTGATGACATGCAC GCCGGTGACTGTATCCGATGCGTTGTTAATATGGGTTTCGATGATGCACCTTAA
- a CDS encoding hydroxymethylglutaryl-CoA synthase, translating into MSNFDIPARPTNVGILGLEMYFPKRCISEDALEDFDGVSKGKYTIGLGQKFMAFTDDKEDINSVALTVVSSLLQKYNIDPTSIGRLDVGTETLIDKSKATKTILMNLFAPSGNTDIEGIDSKNACYGSTAALFNTINWIQSESWDGRNAIVMCGDIAIYKEGGARPVGGMGACAMLIGPDAPLVVEPVHGTHIANTWDFYKPDLSAEYPTVDGPWTIAAYLGALDASYSTYIEKAKKSRARAAKKLSLASVSAAVSDLAGAAKDFVNGINGDATNGNGVNGHAEATDEDEGISQFDYVCLHSPYGKLVQKGHARMFYNDYIRNPSSPKFANVPETISIEKTKTYTDKVVEKTFVGVAAEHYKSAVVPGSDCVARCGNMYTASLYGALASVLASAPEGLETGKRIGMYAFGSGCAASFYAIRVVGSTKEIADKLQLKERLASMDVRPCEEYVTALKLREENHNAVKYSPQGSIDNIWPGAYYLEGVDELYRRTYAVKPVA; encoded by the exons ATGTCCAATTTCGATATTCCAGCTAGACCCACCAATGTCGGTATCTTAGGTTTAGAGATGTATTTCCCAAAGAGG TGTATCTCTGAAGATGCTCTCGAGGACTTTGATGGTGtatcaaaaggaaaataCACAATTGGTTTAGGTCAAAAATTCATGGCTTTCACAGATGATAA AGAGGATATCAATTCAGTTGCTCTTACTG TCGTATCATCTCTTCTCcaaaaatacaatatcGACCCAACTTCAATCGGTAGATTAGATGTCGGTACTGAAACACTTATAGACAAATCTAAAGCTACCAAAACCATTCTGATGAACTTGTTCGCACCATCTGGAAACACTGATATTGAAGGTATCGATTCTAAAAACGCATGTTATGGTTCAACTGCTGCTTTGTTCAATACTATCAATTGGATACAATCTGAATCTTGGGATGGTAGAAACGCTATTGTCATGTGTGGTGATATTGCTATCTACAAAGAAGGTGGAGCTAGACCAGTTGGTGGTATGGGTGCTTGTGCTATGTTGATCGGTCCAGATGCTCCTTTGGTTGTTGAGC CTGTTCACGGTACCCACATTGCTAACACTTGGGACTTCTACAAGCCGGATCTTTCTGCTGAATAC CCCACTGTTGACGGTCCATGGACCATCGCCGCTTACCTTGGTGCTCTCGATGCTTCTTACTCAACATACATCGAAAAAGCCAAGAAATCCCGAGCTCGAGCAGCCAAGAAACTCTCCCTTGCTTCTGTCTCGGCCGCCGTATCTGATCTTGCCGGTGCAGCTAAGGATTTCGTCAATGGTATCAACGGTGATGCTACCAATGGAAATGGTGTTAACGGACATGCTGAAGCTACcgatgaggatgaaggaATTTCTCAATTCGACTATGTCTGTTTACACAG TCCATACGGTAAATTAGTACAAAAAGGACACGCTCGAATGTTCTACAAT GATTACATCAGAAACCCATCTTCCCCTAAATTCGCCAATGTTCCTGAAACAATCTCTATCGAGAAAACAAAGACCTACACCGATAAAGTAGTTGAGAAGACATTCGTAGGAGTCGCTGCTGAACATTACAAATCCGCCGTTGTTCCTGGATCAGATTGTGTAGCTAGATGCGGTAACATGTACACTGCATCTCTTTACGGTGCTCTTGCTAGTGTATTGGCCAGTGCACCTGAAGGATTAGAG ACTGGTAAACGAATTGGAATGTACGCTTTTGGTTCAGGTTGTGCTGCTTCTTTCTACGCTATAAGAGTTGTTGGATctacaaaagaaattgccgataaattacaattaaaagaaagattagcTTCTATGGATGTTAGACCATGTGAAGAATATGTCACAGCTTTGAAA TTACGAGAAGAAAACCATAATGCTGTAAAATACTCTCCACAAGGATCTATTGATAATATTTGGCCTGGTGCATATTACCTTGAAGGTGTTGACGAATTATACAGAAGAACTTATGCTGTCAAACCTGTTGCTTAA